The sequence below is a genomic window from Mesoplodon densirostris isolate mMesDen1 chromosome 12, mMesDen1 primary haplotype, whole genome shotgun sequence.
AGTGTGGTGAATAATGCCACTCAGGCGCTGGGACACGGGGCGGGGGGGACCTTGGTCCTTGGCCACGGTGGTGAGCTTAGTGACCAGGCAGGAAGGCTGCAGCTGGTGAAAACAACACCAAACCCTCTCGTCTGTTGTGAAGTCATTCCGACTTCACGATGCTTTGGGTGAAATCATTCTGCCTTAAGGCAGGGGTTCATTATATTATACTTTTCAACTTAAAACAAATATCGTGGCCATTTTTGAGATGGGTTATATATAATTTTCAAGATTTCAAGGGAGCAGATAAGATACCCAGGGCCCCTTAAGTTAAACACAAGGCTGTATTAAATGGGTTTGTGAAAGTTACCCAGCAAATCCAGGATAGATGACTCAATTCTCATAACATGTCTCaaattactatattttaaaatcaaaattatttgtGCAACTTTAAAATCCCCCCTTCTTGGGAAAATAGAGGAAACCTTTTTTGCAATGCCAGTTAAGTTAATATAATCAGAAACTGGATTAGTTAACTTGGTTACTTATTACTTTATAAAGAATTATGGATAAAGTCATACTCTTGGGAGTTATGTAGTTATTGaacatttttgtttgcttgtttttggttgttgttgctaCTTGCAGTCATTCGGTATCTCTAGGTAGTTGGTTTTGAAACTAAAAGATCTTGGTGGGACTGAGCAAAAATTCAGAATTAAATGATGTGGGTAAGGGAATAATGGGAAAAGAGCAATCTGAGAATATATCATCTATCTTAATTGCATATTCAGTGTATGTGGAGACAACTGTGACGTTGGAAATTGATCAGTgtaactttttatatattttagatttattCAAATCAAACAACTGTTGCACCGCCTTCAAGTAATTCCTCCCAGCATACCTCAGCTGCCCCCAATCCAGCGAATGCCACCACCAAGGCAAGTGGCGGTGCTCTGCAGTCAACAGCCAGTCTCTTGGTGATCTCGGTCTCCCTTCTACATCTCTACTGTTAAGAGACTCAGGCCAAGAAACATCTATACTTCCCATCCTCTAAACCCAATTCAGATGGCATCCAGACATCCAGTgtgacaagggaaaaaaaaaacaaacaggtctTCATTGAATGAATCTGCTAGTTCCACACCTTATTTTATTGACAGAAACTGTTGAGGATCCCAAATTTGATTGGTTTGAAGAGCATGTGAAGGGTTTGACTAGATGATGAATGCCAATATTAAATCTGCTGGGAGTTTCCTGTACAAGATGAAGAGAGACAACATCCAAAATTAGTTAAGAGATGATTTCCTTAAATGTGGCTTAAGAAGTATGGACACATAAAACTCTACCTTGAAAGTGAAAATAGATTTTATCTTACCTAGAGATAAAGAATGGGATGTGGAACAGAGATTcagttttcatttgttcattaaatTTATAAGGCCATAAAACAATGAGGTAAAACAAAGCttctgtgattctatttatatgtacATTAGAAGGAACTTCCAGGTGTTACTGTAAATCCTCAATGTGTTGTTTCAGCAGTACTAATTTAATGCTGATGTACTCTagagaaaattttatgttaagcTAGCGCTGTTCTCTTGGGAACTGAACTTTCTTTCCCTTGGGGTTTGGGTTTGACATTGCATTTGAATTTTTATAGTCATTGATATGTACCAGGGCAATGATGGGTTGGAATCTACCCCAAATCCAAGCATAATGAGTACattttgcttatatatttatcAACTATTCTTATTCAAAAAGAGCAGTAGATTCATTTAGCTAAACAGATAACAAAGAGTAGAATTACATTGATCTCAACtaatttcaaaatgctttttatttctgcatatgTCGAATactttttacagtttaaaaatgaTCTGTTTTGAAGGGAAGATTGACAAATCTTgaaattaaaaaggcaaatatGTGAAGGAGCTAAactataaatcaaatatatttggcAAGGGAAGACTGGAAGCTTGCTTACATTAAATTCAGAAAAACTTTTATACTCTTTTCTGTAAATACTTCTTTTTAAACTGAATCAGAATAGCCACATTTGGAACACTTTATGTtatcattcaatatttttagatAGTTAGAACCTGGTCCTAAGCCTAAAATGGGCTTGATTTTGGAAAGTAAATCTTTTCACAACTGCCTTGATGCAcagaaacctttttaaaaatagacactcCCTAAAGTCTTTTGTTCGCATGGTCACACACTGATGCTTAGATGTTCCAAAATCTAATATGGCCACAGTAGTCTTGATAAccagtcatttttttcccatctttAGAAATCTACACTGGAACAACCATATCCAACAGATCTCAAGCTACTGTGTGTGTGAATGAACATTCTCTTTTGTTTCATACCTGAATGCTGTACATCTATTTTGGATTGTATattgtgtttgtgtatttatgCTTTGATTCATAGTAACTTCTCTTGTTATGGAATTGATTTGCATTAAACACAAACTGTAAATAAAAAGATGGCTGAAAGAGCAATCCATTGAATGATAATGTTTTTCCAATGCAAGGAATACTTTGTGGGTTATCATGGTTGTGTGAGTCTACTTAAACCATTAGGGATATATATACCTCAGTATTTTCCTATTAAACAGAACATTACAGTTAAGCTATTTTGCGTTGGCAATGAGCAGCATGTCTTGGCTAAAGAATCCATCTGAAATTTGACAACTTTAGGCCTTCAAGTGGGCATCCCTACTTACTCAGCAACTATTGAATGCCAGCTACGTGTCAGGTTACTGAAGATTTGACTGAATGCTGAACTTGCTGGACAAGGCCTTTTACTATAGCtgagaaaaagaatatgtatatgacAAATAGGCAGTATACTGGAAAGTAGTGCTGTGAGGGAAACAGGCCAGGGTAGCAAAAATCCTGGGCTATGGTTGAGTGATTATGGATGGTCTTTGACATTTGAGCTATGTTATAGAAGATCTGGAGAAgaattcctggtggagggaacagcaCATGCTAGGTCCCTCAGTCTGTGTAGTCACTGGCGCTGTATTCATTCACTGGCGCTGTATTCATATCTGCACAGAGGGCCACAAGTCACTTTGGTTTTCTGAGATTGTCATTTTCATCTGCTCTTTTAGTAGTCCTGAGTTCTTTTCTTTAACTCTTACAGTGTAGTCCTGGACTCCTAGCTCTAGCCAAAAAAGGGCTGGAATTTGGGAATAAGAAGTTCCTTGATCAGAAGCAATGTTGTGTGCATCACCGTGTGGTTGATAAGGTACTCTGTAAATCCATGGATGGTAGTTTTGGTAGAAGCATTGCATGCAGGGAAGGCAAATCCATATTCAGAATAAGTGTTTACTCCTTTAAGAATAAAATGCTACCCCTTCTATGATGTGGTCCCATGTAATCAACCTTCCATCTGGCCGGTCACCTCAAGCAATGGGAGCCAAATAGGGAACTTGGTATTGCTCTCTGATGCAGCAGACAGCCTTCAGCAGTGGCTGTAGCCAGATCAGCCTTAATACAAGCCGATGTTACTGGGACCATGCATAATCTCCATCCCTGCCACTGTGGCCACTTTGTTCATGAGCCCATTGGATGATGACAGGGATGGGCAGGGAAGGAAGCTGACTGGTATCCACAGAACAGGCCATCTTATCCACTTGATTATTAAAATCCCCCTCTGCTGAGGTTACCTTTTAGTGAACATTCACATGGGACAAAAATatcttcacattcttttcccattcaaAGAGGTCTCTCCGTATACCTCTTCCTCATCCTGCCTTGTCACCGATTTTCCAATCATATTCTTTCCATGTCCATTCAGCCAAACTGTTGGCCACAGACCATGAGCTGGTATAGACTTAATCTCTGGCCATTTCTCCTTCCGAGCACTGCTTGTAATTTTGCCCACTAGGAGTGTTTCCCTTTATCACCGTCCCTTCAGGGATGTCCCAGAATGACGTTGTGTAGCTGTAGCTGTCCACTTTGGGGTGTTGCCTGCATATTGTGCAGCACTTTCTGTAAACCAGGTCCAAGTTTTCTCTTCCTCAGTCAACTGGTCATAGGGAACTCCCCATGAAGACATAGGTACAGGCTGGGAGAGAGATGGTAATGTAGCAGGAATATGACCCATGGGCATTTGGGCCACTTCCTCCTATAACTTACACGTATGTATTTTTAGGGGCTGCTCAAGCCCAGTATCATTCATGCCACCTTCATTTGACAATGGAGTGCTGATGTGTGCATCCAACTTTATGGGTTGGTGGTTAGACCATACCCAGGTCATGACGGGCAGTTCAGGTTGCATGGCAGTCCGTGGTCAAGCATTCAGTCTTAAGCCCAATAACAAGCCAAAGCCCGTTTCTCAAGGAAGGGTTGCTGCCTGCAGAGGATGGCAGGGCTTAGCTCTGAAATCTTAAAACAGACAATCGACGCCAACCCTTGG
It includes:
- the CD24 gene encoding signal transducer CD24, with amino-acid sequence MGRAMVARLGLGLLLLALLLPTQIYSNQTTVAPPSSNSSQHTSAAPNPANATTKASGGALQSTASLLVISVSLLHLYC